CTTGGCTGATTGCAAAGCAGTTTTGGCTGATGTGGTGGTGATGTTCGCTGACTTTGCCTTCTATTGCGCAATATAAGACGATACAAACTCCAATTAATAATTTGAACTTTTTAAAACCTCTAAATACTAACATGGACCCTAAAATCTCTAATCCTTCTGATGCTACTCTTCTGCGAGCTGGCGAGGTCTCACGGTCACAGAGTCATGGTAGGGGAGACCAATCACTGAACGTGCACCTCATATCCCTGTGGCAACCACATCTGTAAAACCAACTTGACGTGGACGTCGTGTCAGCAAACATCGTTTTGGCATCAGCCGAGGATTGAAAAGTGGACGTTTTCAAAAGTTCAGGGTTCAGTTTTAGTAAGTCCCAAAGTTTTAGGGCCAAATGACTTCAGGGGAGGTTCAGGGGTCAAAAGTGGAGTTATTTCGTATAAATATGTTATGTACTAGTTAAATATCTATATCTGAGCAGATAAAAAGAAGAATGGCATTGTGATATTTTATGATAATTTGTTCATCACTTGTACTGTTGTACTATTAGGAGAAATCGTGCTGCTAGTTAGGAATAGGATAACATATTGCAGTTCCTTTTGCTTCTTGCAGGAAGAAAAGATAAATATtgaagagagaagaaaactCAGTGAGCAAAATGTTATACGGTTAAtgacagaaaaagaaaatgctgAGAACATGGTAGGGAGCCTTAAGGAAGAAATGGAAGAGATGAGTAGGCTGCATCAACAACAGCTTGAGCAGTTTGAAATAAAGACAATGCAAATGAGAGAACAATTAACCAACAGAGTTAAGGAGTTTGAGCTTTTTGTATTTCAATCAAACAGGAAAATAGAAGAAGTTGAGACTGCCTCTCAGCTAAAATCGCAGTTAtggaacaaaaaggaaaacattcTTCAGAATTACATGAACAGTCAACAGTTATATGTCAAGGTATGTTTATTTGCAACAGGAAATTATATTTTGGAATTACATGAATAGTCAATAAGGTtccatttttttgtttcttacaTATTCTCTATTGAGTTACCATCATAGGATTTAAATTTATCATCACGGTTGATCAGAAATGACATGTATGCTCTTCAAATGAAGTGGAAAGATGAAATGTCTAATTTAGGTATGTTTTGTTGCATTATTTTCTGATGTTTCAGAGTATATGTTTACTTTTATGTTTAATCTATTTGGTATTTAAACTTTCCAGGGTCCAATTTAAAATGTATGGTTGATGCTGCCGAAAACTATCACAAAGTTCTTGCTGAAAATCAGAAGTTGTTTAACGAAATGCAAGAATTAAAAGGTATTCCATTGCTCATATTCTTTTAACTACAGAACATAGCTACCGATCTATCATGTTaacatttttgtttaaaaTGTCCGCCTTTCTTCTAGGTAATATAAGAGTGTATTGTCGTGTAAGACCATTTCTTCCTGGTCAAGATAAAAAATCAACCACTGTTGATTACATTGGTGAAAGTGGTGAACTTCTGATTTCAAATCCATTTAAGCAAGGAAAGGATGGACATCGGATGTTCAAGTTCAACAAAGTGTTCAGCTCATTTGCTTCTCAAGGTACAAATTTGTAAGGCTTATTTTGGTTATTGGGTTTGCATGTTAATTGATTTTGTAATAACTACACTTTTTTTCAATTCACAGCTGACGTTTACTCAGACATTCAACCGTTGATTCGATCAGTTCTAGATGGATTCAACGTGTGTATTTTTGCGTATGGCCAAACTGGTTCTGGAAAAACTTACACAATGGTACTAACTCTAATCTTGagtgccatgttttttttgcaatgtACTGAGCATGCTACTGACTATAATCATTAATCTCTTGTTGTCtacattttttgttcttcagAGTGGACCTAGTATGTCAAAAAAAGATTGGGGTGTCAATTACCGGGCTTTAAATGATCTATTTGATATCTCACTAAGTAGGAGAAATGTTTTCTCATATGAGGTTGGCGTACAAATGGTTGAGATATACAATGAACAAGTTCGTGATCTTCTGTCCAACAATATTGCGCAGAAACGATATCCTTTGAAAACTATGCCATTTTTTCTTACATTTCTTATATTTATGTTACTACCAAAATTGCAAAAAGTAATGATGGTACTCCTTGACATTAATAAACACTTGGGATTTGGAACACTTCTCAACCCAATGGACTTGTTGTACCAGATGCAAGTTTACACCCAGTTAAGTCAACATCAGATGTGTTAGACTTGATGGAAATCGGACTAGCAAACAGAGCAGTTGGTTCAACAGCTCTAAATGAAAGGAGCAGTCGGTCCCACAGGTTGACTGAACTTTTAACCAAACTTGTATGATATGTATCTTTATTCTCTATAATTTTGATTTATTAAGAAGTTGTTGTTACATGTAGCATTCTAACCGTACATGTTCGAGGATTGGATGTGAAGAATGGATCTACCTCTAGAGGGTGTCTACATCTCATTGATCTTGCTGGCAGTGAACGAGTTGAGCGGTCTGAAGCAACTGGAGATAGATTAAAGGAGGCTCAACACATTAACAAATCACTCTCTGCTTTAGGCGATGTGATTTTTGCTTTGGCACAGAAAAATGCCCATGTGCCATACAGAAACAGCAAGCTAACACAAGTTCTTCAAAGCTCTTTGGGTAATCAATTGTTTACTTGTTGGTAAATTATGCATTTGAGGCTTTGTGTGGCCTTCAATTATTTCttaaaattatttaatttcAGGTGGACAAGCAAAGACACTGATGTTTGTCCAAATAAATCCTGATGTTGAGTCATATTCAGAAACTATAAGCACTCTAAAGTTTGCTGAAAGAGTTTCTGGAGTAGAGTTAGGTGCTGCAAGAAGTAATAAAGAGGGAAAGGATATCAAAGAGCTGTTGGAACAGGTTCTAATACTTTAGCTTCTATCAAACTCGTCTCGAACTGGAGTTTATTTGCTTTCCTTTTGTGTACTTATTGAACTTTTTTGGTTAGACTTACATATAAACTTGGTACCAGATTATTATCATTATCCTAATTATCTCCCCAAAATCAAAATACATCTTTCCCTTTTATGATCATTTATAACCTCAGCATGGAGCATGGTTTTTGTAACCTCTTAATTACAATTGGTAAGATGTTAAACTGTTGAAACTGGTTTCGTAGCATGCATTAACAATTTGTGAAAATCAATAGTAAAATAGCAGGAGTTTCCAATCTATTCCTTGCTGGATAGTTCAGTACTGGATATGAAATTACCAACAAGGATAGCCAATGCCATGGACCATGTAGGGCAACATGTTACATAGTCCTGTTGTGAACAAAGTTAGTAATCAactacagaaagaaaagaaaaatacaaatagtTGTACTTTCATAGGACCATGTGTATGCTTTAAGCTTTTTTTTAGACAAAAGCTTTCTATAATTCAATAGCTTAGTATTATTGCGGATATCATTCAAGTTTTGTGTTGCTGTTAATTAATAGTTTAAACTCCCACACTGATGGTTCATGTTTGCTATTTATGTCACTGATGATGATTCTTTCTTGTACTGTGGATATTTTGTCATTCAGTTTGAAAAGTTGCACTTTATGTTTTCATTTCAGGTTTCATCTTTGAAAGACACTATTTCACGAAAAGATATGGAAATTGAGCAGCTCCAACTCGTGAAAGACAAAGCTAAATCCCCAAGTTTTGTCATTGACAAACATGGTGCAAGCTTGCCAAATAATTTTAATTCCAACCAGACATCGCTGGACATATTAAACCAACAGAGCGAACTGTCGGATCGTCTGAGTTACGCTGAGGTGAATGCAAATGTTGGTCATACTTCACCCACTGATATTGCACCTACGAGGTTGGATGAAGCAGATTATGATGACAATGTATCTGAAGATGGCTCCTCAGTAAGAGAAACCGACTATTCTATTGGCAAGACGAATATCCTGAACTCAAACTCAGACGACACAACAATGTACTCTCGAGTTCCTATTGCACTTTCATCAAAATTGTCAATTCTCTCCTTTCATTACTAGGATGCATTAGGAGTATTTCTCTCTGCCTATACTTGTCATCATGAGAGTCTTTCGTCTtctgaaaagtatgcttaatTACTAATCTGGTAATGCTCAATGATTTCAGGCATAGAGATAGAGTTCCATTGCGAACTGCCAAATACACTCTCACAAAAAATGGGCAGTCAGCAATGCCCAGGTCAAAACCAAGGGATGCAGTTTTGAAGACTCCAAGTATGTATTATGAACCAACCAAGCATAAGACTTCCTTCTGACATGATACGTCTCTATTATTATTGCACCTGCAAAAATTTAAGTGAACAGTGCTTATAAGCGTTCAAATTTTGGAAAAAGTGGCATATTGTTCCATCTCGAATGATTTCCATATTTATGTGTGACGTGCTGTGAATACTTAAACTAGAACGAACAGCTAATTATCCTCCGCTGGTACTAATGAGAATAATATTGTCTCACCAGATCATACAAAGGCTCCATCAAACCAGTTAGCAGGAGGCTCTTCAGTTCAGGCCTCTAAAAGATGGCAGAAGTAGAACATGTTCCAGTTGCTCGGTTGTATTTTGTATGCGCCTCCAAAATATGGTAGAAGTAGAGCACGCTCAAGCCTTCCAGGAGCTCTCCGTTGTATTTTGTAAGCTTACTCTGACTTGAGGAGGGTGAAGGTGCGGTAGCTGTAGAGTAATTGTATGATTGTAACCCAAGAAATGTGAAACAATCTCCCGATAGAAGATGAGTTTTCAATACCTCATCTTTTGCCTATGTAGATCAAACATTGGTGGCATACTTGGCATGGTGTTTCCCTCTTGTATTAGAAGAAGCTACCAAGGCGGCGAAGGTCACACAGGGGGCCAAAACTAAAAGGAACTGAAACCAAACATGCTTTCTCTTTAGATAACTTCAGTTCAGGGCTTCAGGTACAGGAGGAGTACACAAACACTGCCTCTCTgtagagaaaaagaaaaggatgcGGTGAGCGTGGATCGAACACGCGACCTTCAGATCTTCAGTCTGACGCTCTCCCAACTGAGCTATCCCCGCTTTTGTTGGAAATCGTAGGGTTGATATTTTGTATTTCAACCATGTAGGATCCAACGGCATTTCTCCGGTCCATTTGTAGCTTTGCGGCCGTAGATAGGGAATGACCCCAAatataaaattaaataaaatctGTTCGAAACACATGAATTTAGCATGGAGTATTAGATTCTTAGGAAAATTGAAAATTCTTagcaaacaaaattttgtAAATCCAAAATTTTCGCGCGCATAGTTGTGCATCTGCCTTGCATGAAATGTCTCTTGGTTGGACATAAAAGGGCAAAACGTGACCTCACCTTGGACATCTCTGATGATTTTTTGCATGATGCACGGCCTCATTTTAAAATTCCTATTAAATTTGGAGTAAAGCCAACTTTCCAGTTCCATTCAGCCAATCCAAAAGATTTGAAGGAAAATTTCTTAGACGATTACAATCCTTCGATCAACATAGTAGCGGCCTAGTGTGGAACGATGGTATTTTCTTACCGACCTAGCTTCAATCCTTGTCCGAAGAATTTTATTGTTAATGTCATGGTGGAAATAAACCAATACAcctaattattttatttttagtaGTCGTATTTTcagtgtgtagatacatgcCTATAATAGCAACAAGTAAtaaggatcggagggagtaatatgttGAGTGTGCTGCCATTAATCTCACCATTTACGGTCCGATAAGTTCATCCTGGTTCCTACATCTCCAAGAAGTACACTTAATATGTTCAACGTGAACATTGTACAATAGTGATATAGTTATCATTTCATTTCCTTTCGCCAAGCCCGTCTAGCTCAGTTGGTAGAGCGCAAGGCTCTTAACCTTGTGGTCGTGGGTTCgagccccacggtgggcgatACTAATTTTCAAAACGTTGAGTCGCTTCCTTTTTGGCTCTCACAGTCATCCAAAATAGCTGTTCATCCAAATCCGGGCAATGGTCACTCCGCAGAGATCATCACCGGAGCAGGgcagccggccggccatgCGACCATCATATTCATACGGCGAAGATCCTCCTCACTTTCTTGAGCTTCCTCCGGCAGAACGGGCAGCTTCCATCTCCCTCTTCCAGAACCCTGCAGCAGCAAAATCAACATCATACAGTACAATTTTCCTTCCACTCCACGACGCAAATATATACCTGGTGCCGCACGCGTGGCAGGTGGCGGAGTGGCCGcaagggaggaagaagcagtCCTTGCGTGCGTCGCAGCAGACAACGCAcagccgccgcccctcctcgTCGTAATTTCCTCCTCCCTctacgtcctcgccgccgtcgtcggagACGGAGTCATAGGACGAGCCCAAGctcgcctcctccccttccttgCTCCCCGCCGCCAGCAGCGACGTCCTCCTCTGgtcgtccccgccgccgccggaagtAGTACCGCCGGCGTTGCAGCAACCCAACAGCGCGCTCATCACCTcgtacagcagcagcaggatgaCCGCCAGGATCGCtagatgaaacaaaaaacttCTTGTTGGGTATATCGCTTTGTTGCAGCGACAGTAGGCAATGGAATCAAATCATTATTTCTTTATCTTGAAAAGAACAGTATGTACTTACTTGATCCGGTGACGAACACTATCCAGCGCGGCCCGTACGACAGCTTCACTTTCACTTGCTGTTCGTCGTCAGAATCCGGTctctgaaatattacatgtcaGAAGTCAGAACAGTGCGGTGCGACTTAAACTGAATGTTCAGATGTTTAGTTTTCCAGGTTTTCACCTGTTTGACGGTACTACCAGATGACAGGACCACGGCGTTGTGTCCCAGAATGGGTAACCTGTATGTGCAAGGGGAGTCGGGCGCCGGCGAGCACGCGTAGTCTGCTCCCGTGGTGTCGTAGAACGCGGCCCTGATCCTGAAATCCAGCGTCACCTGCTCCCACAACGGACGGGAAATCTTCAGAAGAGGATACATGTGGTGTGGGCTAGTGTGCTCTTGCACGTGGAAGTGTAACACGACATCTTCCAAGTTCCGGCGCTAATACGAGTATCTGATGCTGAATTCCTGACGACGAATTATCAGAGGACATGCATGGCTATTTCTTTACCGTTGTGTTT
The Brachypodium distachyon strain Bd21 chromosome 2, Brachypodium_distachyon_v3.0, whole genome shotgun sequence genome window above contains:
- the LOC100825500 gene encoding kinesin-like protein KIN-14K, with the protein product MGSMDGDSEGLQADARRAEVIKWLSALIPEFRLPLDSSDEELRELISDGTALCHIVNTLIPGVLEGLSDVYASSEQRTGNVKKFLSVVADMGIPGFSVKDLEEGSMSSVVDCLLVLQDNLNPALVDNLGNVSKTPSRKKWRVLETDGPVVASAAQGKTSSGEDRGNGLPYPKSQQKTPVFNGEKLREIFQLKRGSYADLPSAKISEMMHSNSLDDAPTQSLLTVVNGILDESIERKKGEIPHRVVYLLRKVVQEIERRLCIQAEYIRNQNTITRTREEKYRSKIKALEVLVNGTNEENQMILNRLKAVKEEKINIEERRKLSEQNVIRLMTEKENAENMVGSLKEEMEEMSRLHQQQLEQFEIKTMQMREQLTNRVKEFELFVFQSNRKIEEVETASQLKSQLWNKKENILQNYMNSQQLYVKDLNLSSRLIRNDMYALQMKWKDEMSNLGSNLKCMVDAAENYHKVLAENQKLFNEMQELKGNIRVYCRVRPFLPGQDKKSTTVDYIGESGELLISNPFKQGKDGHRMFKFNKVFSSFASQADVYSDIQPLIRSVLDGFNVCIFAYGQTGSGKTYTMSGPSMSKKDWGVNYRALNDLFDISLSRRNVFSYEVGVQMVEIYNEQVRDLLSNNIAQKRLGIWNTSQPNGLVVPDASLHPVKSTSDVLDLMEIGLANRAVGSTALNERSSRSHSILTVHVRGLDVKNGSTSRGCLHLIDLAGSERVERSEATGDRLKEAQHINKSLSALGDVIFALAQKNAHVPYRNSKLTQVLQSSLGGQAKTLMFVQINPDVESYSETISTLKFAERVSGVELGAARSNKEGKDIKELLEQVSSLKDTISRKDMEIEQLQLVKDKAKSPSFVIDKHGASLPNNFNSNQTSLDILNQQSELSDRLSYAEVNANVGHTSPTDIAPTRLDEADYDDNVSEDGSSVRETDYSIGKTNILNSNSDDTTMHRDRVPLRTAKYTLTKNGQSAMPRSKPRDAVLKTPNHTKAPSNQLAGGSSVQASKRWQK